The following are from one region of the Nocardioides marmotae genome:
- a CDS encoding glycosyltransferase has translation MSRPPSGATVPGNRWDLAGPRTGPPPTVTVVVTHYEQPRELARTLHALGRQTHPADRLEVVVADDGSATAPTVPDGVRLVRQADEGFRAAAARNLGAAAGTGEVLVFLDADTTPEPGYVAAISRLPHLLPEALVVGRRRHADLVAVPVDAPVEDAGPAHELSSPAWLVEGYRRTRDLVEADDTSYRFVLSAVAACSRWLHTHIGGFDETFAAYGGEDWEWAARAWRHGALLAHEPAAVAWHDGPDFAARDSAADRARALAETLAIARRVPAPGAAPRGLLVGPRDPLVTIADGLDPTGLLVALDSLLAALPTAHVQAPAYVAGLLAGDPRVAAGPPPGTPAWHLHLERPVRGSAEAWRAVVARLAGPDAPGLLRLTGADGAPLVTARTLRGVRRQERWGRTDLFAERAEPAAGLGLAAVRPGTTLEAHLGGWG, from the coding sequence GTGAGCCGGCCGCCCTCCGGCGCCACCGTGCCGGGCAACCGCTGGGACCTCGCCGGGCCCCGCACCGGGCCGCCGCCCACGGTGACGGTGGTCGTCACCCACTACGAGCAGCCGCGCGAGCTGGCCCGGACCCTGCACGCCCTGGGCCGGCAGACCCACCCGGCCGACCGGCTCGAGGTGGTCGTCGCCGACGACGGCTCGGCGACGGCGCCGACCGTGCCGGACGGCGTGCGGCTGGTCCGCCAGGCCGACGAGGGGTTCCGCGCCGCCGCCGCGCGCAACCTCGGCGCCGCGGCCGGCACCGGGGAGGTGCTGGTCTTCCTCGACGCCGACACCACGCCCGAGCCGGGGTACGTCGCCGCGATCAGCCGGCTGCCGCACCTGCTGCCCGAGGCGCTCGTCGTCGGTCGGCGGCGCCACGCCGACCTCGTCGCCGTGCCGGTCGACGCCCCGGTCGAGGACGCCGGCCCGGCCCACGAGCTGTCGTCGCCGGCGTGGCTGGTCGAGGGCTACCGGCGCACCCGCGACCTGGTCGAGGCCGACGACACCTCCTACCGCTTCGTGCTCTCCGCGGTCGCCGCCTGCAGCCGCTGGCTGCACACGCACATCGGCGGCTTCGACGAGACCTTCGCGGCCTACGGCGGGGAGGACTGGGAGTGGGCCGCCCGGGCCTGGCGGCACGGCGCGCTCCTCGCGCACGAGCCCGCCGCCGTCGCCTGGCACGACGGCCCCGACTTCGCCGCCCGGGACTCCGCGGCCGACCGGGCGCGCGCGCTCGCCGAGACCCTCGCCATCGCCCGCCGGGTGCCCGCGCCGGGCGCCGCCCCCCGCGGGCTGCTGGTCGGGCCGCGCGACCCGCTCGTCACGATCGCCGACGGCCTCGACCCGACCGGGCTGCTCGTCGCGCTCGACAGCCTCCTCGCCGCCCTCCCCACCGCCCACGTCCAGGCCCCCGCGTACGTCGCCGGGCTGCTCGCCGGTGACCCGCGGGTCGCCGCCGGGCCGCCACCGGGCACCCCCGCCTGGCACCTCCACCTCGAGCGGCCGGTCCGCGGCTCCGCCGAGGCGTGGCGGGCCGTCGTCGCCCGGCTCGCCGGCCCGGACGCGCCGGGCCTCCTGCGGCTGACCGGGGCCGACGGGGCGCCGCTGGTGACGGCGCGCACGCTGCGCGGCGTACGGCGCCAGGAGCGGTGGGGGCGCACCGACCTCTTCGCGGAACGCGCCGAGCCCGCGGCCGGGCTCGGCCTGGCGGCGGTGCGGCCGGGGACCACGCTCGAGGCCCATCTCGGCGGCTGGGGCTGA
- a CDS encoding glycosyltransferase yields the protein MSTLQEPPLQVVAGPRTHGVVEYAAQLARALGAPSLVGPAEVLDGPVPDGPAHLHFTERLLGPTPAVAVRRAVGLCTRVPTTVTLHDVPQPWAGEERARAYAEVVRACAGWAVSSHHEADLVLRALARVGADRDVPPGVVVHLPVVPVQPRPTRGEGPDRDGPATLAALGFVYPDKGHRELLQAATELRARGHEVDVACLGSPVEGHADLLAELHRRARAGGVGLTVTGWLPDDELVAAMARADVPVSGHRHLSASASVNRWLAVGRRPLLLDGPYAREVDALRPGAHVLHDDAGLVPAIERALADPASTWLPEGAVPGPDLDASARQYAAWWASVHRAVPDPVPPVFVPFP from the coding sequence ATGAGCACGCTGCAGGAGCCGCCGCTGCAGGTGGTGGCCGGGCCCCGCACCCACGGCGTCGTGGAGTACGCCGCGCAGCTGGCGCGGGCGCTCGGTGCGCCGTCGCTGGTGGGGCCCGCGGAGGTGCTCGACGGCCCGGTGCCCGACGGTCCCGCCCACCTGCACTTCACCGAGCGGCTCCTCGGCCCGACCCCGGCGGTCGCGGTGCGGCGGGCCGTCGGCCTGTGCACCCGGGTGCCGACGACGGTGACCCTCCACGACGTGCCCCAGCCGTGGGCCGGCGAGGAGCGGGCGCGCGCCTACGCCGAGGTCGTCCGCGCCTGCGCCGGCTGGGCGGTCAGCAGCCACCACGAGGCCGACCTCGTGCTGCGCGCCCTGGCCCGGGTCGGCGCCGACCGCGACGTCCCGCCCGGGGTCGTCGTGCACCTGCCGGTCGTGCCCGTGCAGCCGCGCCCGACCCGGGGGGAGGGGCCGGACCGGGACGGCCCGGCGACGCTCGCCGCGCTCGGCTTCGTCTACCCCGACAAGGGCCACCGCGAGCTGCTCCAGGCGGCGACCGAGCTGCGCGCCCGGGGCCACGAGGTCGACGTGGCCTGCCTCGGCTCCCCGGTCGAGGGGCACGCCGACCTGCTCGCCGAGCTGCACCGGCGGGCCCGGGCCGGCGGGGTCGGGCTGACCGTCACCGGCTGGCTGCCCGACGACGAGCTGGTCGCCGCGATGGCCCGCGCCGACGTACCCGTCAGCGGGCACCGTCACCTCTCCGCCTCCGCCTCGGTCAACCGGTGGCTCGCCGTGGGCCGGCGCCCGCTGCTGCTCGACGGGCCGTACGCCCGGGAGGTCGACGCGCTGCGCCCCGGCGCCCACGTGCTCCACGACGACGCCGGGCTGGTCCCCGCGATCGAGCGCGCCCTCGCCGACCCCGCCTCGACGTGGCTGCCCGAGGGCGCGGTGCCCGGCCCCGACCTTGACGCCAGCGCCCGCCAGTACGCCGCGTGGTGGGCCTCGGTCCACCGCGCCGTCCCGGACCCGGTCCCGCCGGTGTTCGTCCCGTTCCCGTGA
- a CDS encoding sucrase ferredoxin, with amino-acid sequence MTTAPFRCSAASVERGEAPAGTASTVRAFLLIEHPGPWGVEALRDARLPDGLGPRIAAAAAAARVRPLLVRRPARTRGEGSAAGLRVIAASCLPGGTRLESGVLDDPHQVLDLDLVSLRAGGSSGLDPHDGTVLAVCTHGRHDACCAELGRPVAAALAAAHPEETWEVSHIGGDRYAGNLLLLPDGLYYGRLDPDAAIAVAAATARGHVELDHLRGRTAYPMAVQAAEVALRRALGETRRDAVRWTGRSVEGPATNPVTTAVFAVAGESWSVRVRTLAGPPARLTCRASRDDPTPRHEVEAVAREDAG; translated from the coding sequence GTGACCACCGCGCCGTTCCGCTGCAGCGCGGCGAGCGTCGAGCGCGGCGAGGCACCAGCGGGGACGGCCTCGACCGTCCGCGCCTTCCTGCTCATCGAGCACCCCGGGCCGTGGGGCGTCGAGGCGCTGCGCGACGCCCGGCTCCCCGACGGGCTCGGCCCGCGGATCGCCGCGGCGGCGGCCGCCGCCCGGGTCCGGCCGCTGCTCGTGCGCCGCCCGGCCCGCACCCGTGGCGAGGGCTCCGCCGCCGGGCTGCGCGTGATCGCCGCCTCCTGCCTGCCCGGCGGCACGCGCCTGGAGTCGGGCGTGCTCGACGACCCGCACCAGGTGCTCGACCTCGACCTCGTCTCGCTGCGGGCCGGCGGCAGCAGCGGCCTGGACCCCCACGACGGCACCGTGCTCGCGGTCTGCACCCACGGCCGCCACGACGCCTGCTGCGCCGAGCTCGGCCGCCCGGTCGCGGCCGCGCTCGCCGCCGCCCACCCCGAGGAGACCTGGGAGGTCTCCCACATCGGCGGCGACCGGTACGCCGGCAACCTGCTCCTCCTGCCCGACGGCCTCTACTACGGCCGGCTCGACCCCGACGCCGCGATCGCCGTCGCCGCCGCGACCGCCCGCGGCCACGTCGAGCTCGACCACCTGCGCGGCCGCACGGCGTACCCCATGGCGGTGCAGGCCGCCGAGGTCGCGCTGCGCCGCGCGCTGGGGGAGACCCGGCGCGACGCCGTCCGCTGGACCGGCCGATCCGTCGAGGGTCCGGCGACGAACCCGGTGACGACAGCCGTCTTCGCGGTCGCCGGGGAGTCCTGGTCGGTGCGGGTGCGCACCCTCGCGGGGCCGCCGGCCCGCCTCACCTGCCGGGCGTCGCGGGACGATCCGACGCCCCGGCACGAGGTCGAGGCGGTGGCCCGGGAGGACGCCGGATGA
- a CDS encoding cupin domain-containing protein: MDDRTPVGGPHPALDLLSGDARTFLEKVWASRVHLHRTAPADLVGLLSLDDADHLLTSTAIRTPSVRLAQDGAVLAESSYTRSATLAGKQLTGLVDGRRALAAFADGATVVLQGLHRYHPPLTRLVAELELELGHPCQANAYLTPPGSQGFAVHADRHDVFVFQTAGTKQWEVHGPDGPEEVLLEPGLSMYLPTGTPHAARAQDTVSLHVTIGINQLTWRGLVRRTLEPLLAEVPDDHLPAGWLDDRGPVATGLADRLEALAARVREADAEAAAEREVRRFLSTRPPRLPGGLHDVLRVGSLTDETPLRRRAGHPCVLVPGAEGRVEVLLGDRVLDVPARVAPAIEEVRARGELRPADLAEHLDPQSRLVLCRRLVREGLLEVLP, translated from the coding sequence TTGGACGATCGCACCCCCGTCGGGGGCCCGCACCCGGCGCTCGACCTGCTCAGCGGTGACGCCCGGACCTTCCTCGAGAAGGTCTGGGCGTCCCGGGTGCACCTGCACCGCACCGCGCCGGCCGACCTCGTCGGCCTGCTCTCCCTCGACGACGCCGACCACCTGCTGACCTCGACCGCGATCCGCACCCCCTCGGTGCGGCTGGCGCAGGACGGCGCGGTGCTCGCGGAGTCGTCGTACACCCGCTCCGCCACCCTGGCCGGCAAGCAGCTGACCGGCCTGGTCGACGGGCGCCGGGCGCTGGCGGCCTTCGCCGACGGCGCGACCGTCGTCCTCCAGGGCCTGCACCGCTACCACCCGCCGCTGACCCGGCTGGTCGCCGAGCTCGAGCTCGAGCTGGGCCACCCGTGCCAGGCCAACGCCTACCTCACCCCGCCCGGCTCGCAGGGCTTCGCGGTCCACGCCGACCGCCACGACGTCTTCGTCTTCCAGACCGCCGGCACCAAGCAGTGGGAGGTCCACGGCCCGGACGGGCCCGAGGAGGTCCTGCTCGAGCCAGGCCTCTCGATGTACCTGCCCACCGGCACGCCCCACGCGGCTCGCGCGCAGGACACCGTCTCCCTGCACGTCACCATCGGCATCAACCAGCTCACCTGGCGCGGCCTGGTCCGCCGCACCCTCGAGCCGCTGCTCGCCGAGGTCCCCGACGACCACCTGCCGGCCGGCTGGCTCGACGACCGGGGGCCGGTGGCGACCGGCCTCGCCGACCGGCTCGAGGCGCTCGCCGCCCGGGTGCGGGAGGCCGACGCCGAGGCCGCCGCGGAGCGGGAGGTACGCCGCTTCCTCTCTACCCGCCCACCGCGCCTGCCCGGCGGCCTGCACGACGTGCTCCGCGTCGGCTCGCTCACCGACGAGACCCCGCTCCGGCGCCGTGCCGGCCACCCCTGCGTGCTCGTCCCGGGCGCGGAGGGCCGCGTCGAGGTGCTGCTCGGCGACCGGGTGCTCGACGTCCCGGCCCGGGTGGCCCCCGCGATCGAGGAGGTCCGCGCCCGGGGCGAGCTCCGCCCGGCCGACCTCGCCGAGCACCTCGACCCGCAGTCGCGCCTGGTCCTGTGCCGGCGCCTGGTCCGGGAAGGGTTGCTCGAGGTCCTTCCGTGA
- a CDS encoding nitroreductase family protein codes for MEFQEVVRRRRMVRRYDDRPVDPAVVARLLDNATRAPSAGFTQGWGFLVLEEPADVRRYWEATAGPERLAAPDRWLAGMTTAPVVIVPCSSKAAYLGRYAEPDKGWADPATQEEESRWAVPYWHMDTAMAALLVLQTAVDEGLGACFFGVPPAAYPGLKEAFGIPPQFDPIGAITVGHRLPDTGNQGSPARRPRRPADEVVHRGRWQGER; via the coding sequence ATGGAGTTCCAGGAGGTCGTCCGCCGCCGCCGCATGGTCCGCCGGTACGACGACCGGCCGGTCGACCCGGCGGTGGTGGCCCGCCTGCTCGACAACGCCACCCGCGCGCCGAGCGCGGGCTTCACCCAGGGCTGGGGATTCCTGGTGCTCGAGGAGCCCGCGGACGTGCGCCGCTACTGGGAGGCGACCGCGGGGCCGGAGCGGCTGGCCGCCCCGGACCGGTGGCTGGCGGGGATGACGACCGCCCCGGTGGTGATCGTCCCGTGCAGCAGCAAGGCGGCCTACCTGGGGCGCTACGCCGAGCCCGACAAGGGCTGGGCCGACCCCGCGACGCAGGAGGAGGAGTCGCGGTGGGCGGTGCCGTACTGGCACATGGACACCGCGATGGCCGCGCTGCTCGTGCTCCAGACGGCTGTCGACGAGGGGCTCGGCGCCTGCTTCTTCGGCGTCCCGCCGGCGGCGTACCCCGGCCTGAAGGAGGCCTTCGGCATCCCGCCGCAGTTCGACCCGATCGGCGCGATCACCGTCGGCCACCGCCTCCCCGACACCGGCAACCAGGGCTCGCCGGCGCGCCGGCCGCGGCGGCCCGCGGACGAGGTCGTGCACCGCGGACGGTGGCAGGGCGAGCGCTGA
- a CDS encoding M20/M25/M40 family metallo-hydrolase — translation MTPGEGARDERRAVEKLQALVRIPTVSHRDASLVDTAAFDRLLAELERQFPLLHERLELTRIPTHALLFRWPGRSAERPVVLMAHLDVVPVEGTWQHPPFSGDVVDGSIWGRGTLDDKGCVAGICEAVETLLEDGFVPAQDVWLSFGCDEEVSGDAAPLAVEELVRRGVRPWFVLDEGGAVASEAFPGVAAPVGVVGVTEKGVTSLELRVEGRGGHASTPARMGPTARIARAITRIDRSPMPASTPEPTIELFRRLAPHAPLPLRALMANAGRLGPVLSRALVAAGPEPAAMTRTTFAVTTLSGSPALNVVAATAKAGVNIRIMVGDTVAGVLEHVRKVVADDEVHIDVVEQNEPSPISPRDEAFGLVETTIAELFPDAVPAPYVMMAATDSRFFTRICDRVYRFAPFRMTKAQRESIHSYDEHLGVEAFLDGVRWYRRLIERLPA, via the coding sequence GTGACGCCAGGGGAGGGCGCGCGCGACGAGCGCCGCGCGGTGGAGAAGCTGCAGGCGCTGGTGCGGATCCCGACGGTGAGCCACCGGGACGCCTCGCTGGTCGACACCGCGGCCTTCGACCGGCTGCTGGCCGAGCTGGAGCGCCAGTTCCCGCTGCTGCACGAGCGGCTCGAGCTGACCCGGATCCCCACGCACGCCCTGCTGTTCCGCTGGCCGGGCCGCAGCGCCGAGCGGCCGGTCGTGCTGATGGCCCACCTCGACGTGGTCCCGGTCGAGGGCACCTGGCAGCACCCGCCGTTCTCCGGCGACGTCGTCGACGGGAGCATCTGGGGCCGCGGCACGCTCGACGACAAGGGCTGCGTCGCCGGCATCTGCGAGGCGGTCGAGACGCTGCTCGAGGACGGCTTCGTGCCCGCGCAGGACGTCTGGCTCTCCTTCGGCTGCGACGAGGAGGTCTCCGGCGACGCGGCGCCGCTCGCGGTCGAGGAGCTGGTACGCCGCGGCGTACGGCCGTGGTTCGTCCTGGACGAGGGCGGCGCGGTCGCGAGCGAGGCGTTCCCGGGCGTGGCCGCCCCCGTCGGGGTGGTCGGGGTGACCGAGAAGGGCGTGACCTCGCTGGAGCTGCGCGTCGAGGGCCGCGGCGGGCACGCCTCGACCCCGGCGCGGATGGGCCCGACCGCGCGGATCGCCCGCGCGATCACCCGGATCGACCGCTCCCCGATGCCGGCGAGCACGCCGGAGCCGACGATCGAGCTGTTCCGCCGGCTGGCCCCGCACGCTCCGCTCCCGCTGCGCGCGCTGATGGCCAACGCCGGCCGGCTCGGGCCGGTGCTCAGCCGCGCGCTCGTCGCGGCGGGGCCGGAGCCCGCGGCGATGACCCGCACGACGTTCGCGGTCACCACGCTGTCGGGCAGCCCCGCGCTCAACGTGGTCGCCGCGACCGCGAAGGCCGGGGTGAACATCCGGATCATGGTCGGCGACACCGTCGCCGGGGTGCTCGAGCACGTGCGCAAGGTCGTCGCCGACGACGAGGTCCACATCGACGTCGTGGAGCAGAACGAGCCGAGCCCGATCTCCCCGCGCGACGAGGCGTTCGGGCTGGTCGAGACCACGATCGCCGAGCTGTTCCCCGACGCCGTCCCGGCGCCGTACGTGATGATGGCCGCCACCGACTCGCGCTTCTTCACCCGCATCTGCGACCGGGTCTACCGCTTCGCGCCGTTCCGGATGACCAAGGCCCAGCGCGAGTCGATCCACTCCTACGACGAGCACCTCGGCGTCGAGGCGTTCCTGGACGGCGTGCGCTGGTACCGCCGCCTGATCGAGAGGCTCCCCGCATGA
- a CDS encoding MFS transporter translates to MSAPTLASDPRVRGLATIVGFLVVVELASGILQGYYTPIFSDIADHLGISDADVNWFEAAQLVVSALVVPPLARLGDLVGHKKVLLVSTAVTALGSWVLAFAPGFTTFLIGWALQGAYVVWLPLEVAIIHRRTAGTGRQGLLTRRAAAVLVGALELAVIVGALTSGALVEATSMRVLLVLPAIAVTLCLVVVWFGVEDVPGEATGGFDWGGLALVTTALGLVMAGLVVIRLEGPTSLLAWVLVLAGVATLVPFVRHEDARPDPIVDVRLLRSPGQWPVQLTAFLFGMSVLGAQIPLSTFARTDPDVAGYGLGASASFVSTLIGVYVVFMAIGAFTLPLTSRLLGARNALVCSALLVGLGYALWLPLHDTTGQALTNMAVIGLGSGALVAALPAAAAAAAPPERTGFATGMTNATKTVGGALASSVFAIALASTGSLDGPAEGAAPLSGYLTVWSICAVAAVLAALVLLRMPARAADAEQPVVVG, encoded by the coding sequence ATGAGCGCACCCACCCTCGCCTCCGACCCGCGGGTCCGCGGCCTGGCCACGATCGTCGGCTTCCTCGTCGTCGTGGAGCTGGCCAGCGGGATCCTCCAGGGCTACTACACGCCGATCTTCAGCGACATCGCCGACCACCTCGGGATCAGCGACGCCGACGTCAACTGGTTCGAGGCCGCGCAGCTGGTCGTCTCCGCGCTCGTGGTGCCGCCGCTCGCCCGCCTCGGGGACCTGGTCGGCCACAAGAAGGTGCTGCTCGTCTCGACCGCGGTCACCGCGCTCGGCTCGTGGGTGCTGGCCTTCGCGCCGGGCTTCACGACGTTCCTCATCGGGTGGGCCCTCCAGGGCGCGTACGTCGTGTGGCTGCCGCTCGAGGTCGCGATCATCCACCGGCGCACCGCCGGCACCGGCCGCCAGGGGCTGCTGACCCGCCGGGCCGCCGCCGTCCTCGTCGGCGCGCTCGAGCTGGCCGTCATCGTCGGCGCGCTGACCTCCGGCGCGCTGGTCGAGGCCACCTCGATGAGGGTCCTGCTCGTGCTGCCGGCGATCGCGGTGACCCTGTGCCTGGTCGTGGTGTGGTTCGGCGTCGAGGACGTGCCGGGCGAGGCGACCGGCGGCTTCGACTGGGGCGGTCTCGCGCTCGTCACCACCGCCCTCGGGCTCGTGATGGCCGGCCTCGTCGTCATCCGGCTCGAGGGGCCGACGAGCCTGCTCGCCTGGGTCCTCGTGCTCGCCGGGGTCGCGACGCTCGTGCCGTTCGTCCGGCACGAGGACGCCCGCCCCGACCCGATCGTCGACGTCCGCCTGCTCCGCTCGCCGGGCCAGTGGCCGGTGCAGCTGACCGCGTTCCTCTTCGGCATGTCGGTGCTCGGCGCGCAGATCCCGCTCTCCACCTTCGCCCGGACCGACCCCGACGTCGCCGGCTACGGCCTCGGCGCGAGCGCGTCGTTCGTCTCCACCCTGATCGGCGTGTACGTCGTCTTCATGGCGATCGGCGCGTTCACCCTGCCGCTCACCTCCCGGCTGCTCGGCGCCCGCAACGCGCTGGTCTGCTCCGCGCTGCTGGTCGGCCTGGGCTACGCGCTGTGGCTGCCGCTGCACGACACCACCGGCCAGGCGCTGACCAACATGGCCGTCATCGGGCTCGGCTCCGGCGCCCTCGTCGCCGCGCTGCCGGCCGCCGCCGCGGCGGCCGCGCCACCCGAGCGGACCGGGTTCGCCACCGGCATGACCAACGCGACCAAGACCGTCGGCGGCGCGCTCGCCTCCTCGGTCTTCGCGATCGCGCTGGCCTCCACCGGCTCCCTCGACGGGCCCGCCGAGGGCGCCGCTCCGCTCAGCGGCTACCTCACCGTGTGGTCGATCTGCGCGGTCGCCGCCGTGCTCGCCGCGCTCGTGCTGCTGCGGATGCCGGCCCGCGCGGCCGACGCCGAGCAGCCGGTGGTCGTCGGCTGA
- a CDS encoding DUF1992 domain-containing protein — MSDSPEQPRDTARSSEHSQAEDEAERRKRSGESAAHARIANQASWVDQQVRVAMAKGEFDDLPGAGKPIADLGTEHYPDWWIKRLVEREQIAVLPPSVALRKEDAELDDRLDTLAFEGDVRRELEDFNERVIRARYSLSPGPPLVTMPRDVDAALDAWRERRTARLDAQRAALAAARPAPRRRWWQRRRG, encoded by the coding sequence ATGAGCGACAGCCCCGAGCAGCCCCGCGACACCGCCCGGTCCAGCGAGCACTCGCAGGCCGAGGACGAGGCCGAGCGCCGCAAGCGCAGCGGCGAGTCCGCGGCGCACGCCCGGATCGCGAACCAGGCCTCCTGGGTCGACCAGCAGGTCCGCGTGGCGATGGCCAAGGGCGAGTTCGACGACCTCCCCGGCGCCGGCAAGCCGATCGCCGACCTCGGCACCGAGCACTACCCCGACTGGTGGATCAAGCGGCTGGTCGAGCGCGAGCAGATCGCCGTCCTCCCGCCGAGCGTGGCGCTGCGCAAGGAGGACGCCGAGCTCGACGACCGGCTCGACACCCTCGCCTTCGAGGGCGACGTGCGCCGCGAGCTCGAGGACTTCAACGAGCGCGTCATCCGCGCCCGGTACTCGCTGAGCCCCGGCCCGCCGCTGGTCACCATGCCCCGCGACGTCGACGCCGCCCTCGATGCCTGGCGCGAGCGGCGTACCGCCCGGCTCGACGCCCAGCGCGCCGCCCTCGCCGCCGCTCGCCCCGCGCCGAGGCGGCGCTGGTGGCAGCGGCGCCGGGGCTGA
- a CDS encoding HpcH/HpaI aldolase/citrate lyase family protein, whose product MTAASRSPKDFFRPLAVGAPTPLREIPARPSRAIHFFDPSNPKMAAKVPDMIGTVDVLLGNLEDAIKADNKVAAREGLVEIATSTANLGGRSGPTQLWTRINSLDSPWALDDLTTLVPAIGDKLDVIMVPKVQGAEDIHYVDRLLAQLEAKAGLDKPILVHAILETARGVANVEEICGASPRMQGLSLGPADLAADRRMKTTRVGGGHPGYLVREDPPRLGGVANLEASRATYQQDLWHYTIARMVDACAMHGIYPYYGPFGDIADTTACEDQFRNAFLLGCVGTWSLHPKQVAIANRVFSPSVEDVAHARRVVAAMGDGTGAVMLDGKMEDDASLKQCLVMVELAEQLAAVDPELKKQYDAIGADADESEA is encoded by the coding sequence ATGACCGCCGCGAGCCGCAGCCCCAAGGACTTCTTCCGTCCCCTCGCCGTCGGAGCGCCGACGCCGTTGCGGGAGATCCCGGCCCGCCCGAGCCGGGCGATCCACTTCTTCGACCCGAGCAACCCGAAGATGGCCGCGAAGGTGCCCGACATGATCGGCACCGTTGACGTGCTGCTCGGCAACCTCGAGGACGCGATCAAGGCCGACAACAAGGTCGCCGCCCGCGAGGGCCTGGTCGAGATCGCGACGAGCACCGCCAACCTCGGTGGACGCAGCGGTCCGACCCAGCTGTGGACGCGGATCAATTCTCTCGACAGCCCGTGGGCGCTCGACGACCTGACCACGCTGGTGCCGGCGATCGGCGACAAGCTCGACGTGATCATGGTGCCGAAGGTGCAGGGCGCCGAGGACATCCACTACGTCGACCGGCTGCTCGCCCAGCTCGAGGCGAAGGCCGGACTCGACAAGCCGATCCTCGTCCACGCGATCCTCGAGACCGCCCGCGGCGTGGCCAACGTCGAGGAGATCTGCGGCGCGAGCCCCCGCATGCAGGGCCTCTCCCTCGGCCCGGCCGACCTCGCGGCGGACCGCCGGATGAAGACCACCCGCGTCGGCGGCGGCCACCCCGGCTACCTCGTCCGCGAGGACCCGCCGCGCCTCGGCGGCGTGGCCAACCTCGAGGCCAGCCGGGCGACGTACCAGCAGGACCTGTGGCACTACACGATCGCCCGCATGGTCGACGCGTGCGCGATGCACGGGATCTACCCCTACTACGGCCCGTTCGGCGACATCGCCGACACCACGGCGTGCGAGGACCAGTTCCGCAACGCCTTCCTCCTCGGCTGCGTCGGCACGTGGAGCCTGCACCCCAAGCAGGTCGCGATCGCCAACCGGGTCTTCAGCCCCAGCGTCGAGGACGTCGCGCACGCCCGCCGCGTCGTCGCCGCGATGGGCGACGGCACCGGCGCGGTGATGCTCGACGGGAAGATGGAGGACGACGCCTCCCTCAAGCAGTGCCTGGTGATGGTCGAGCTCGCCGAGCAGCTCGCGGCCGTCGACCCGGAGCTGAAGAAGCAGTACGACGCGATCGGCGCCGACGCCGACGAGAGCGAGGCCTGA
- a CDS encoding HpcH/HpaI aldolase/citrate lyase family protein yields the protein MTEPTFTPLRSVLYMPSSNERALEKAKSIACDALILDLEDAVAPDAKEAARESACAAAASGEYGRRTVTIRANGIGTRWHDADLAAIAQAGPDAVVVPKVNSAAEVHQLVDALEKAGAPDHTKLWAMIETPVAVLDALSIARASERLTAFVIGTNDLVKELYAEHVPGRAPILPSLHTALLAARAAGIAVLDGVYNDVKDTDGFLAECRQGREMGFDGKTLIHPGQVDGANTAFAPSEQAVDDARGLIQAWEDGAGSGVVTYKGRMVENLHVDSARRTLAIHEAIRALG from the coding sequence ATGACCGAGCCCACCTTCACCCCGCTGCGCAGCGTCCTCTACATGCCCAGCTCCAACGAGCGGGCGCTGGAGAAGGCCAAGTCGATCGCCTGCGACGCGCTGATCCTCGACCTCGAGGACGCCGTCGCCCCCGACGCCAAGGAGGCCGCCCGCGAGTCCGCGTGCGCCGCGGCGGCCAGCGGCGAGTACGGCCGGCGCACCGTCACCATCCGCGCCAACGGCATCGGCACCCGGTGGCACGACGCCGACCTGGCCGCGATCGCCCAGGCCGGCCCGGACGCGGTCGTCGTCCCCAAGGTCAACAGCGCCGCGGAGGTCCACCAGCTCGTCGACGCGCTCGAGAAGGCCGGCGCGCCGGACCACACCAAGCTCTGGGCGATGATCGAGACCCCCGTCGCCGTCCTCGACGCGCTGAGCATCGCCCGCGCGAGCGAGCGGCTGACCGCCTTCGTCATCGGCACCAACGACCTGGTCAAGGAGCTGTACGCCGAGCACGTCCCCGGCCGAGCCCCGATCCTCCCGTCGCTGCACACCGCCCTGCTCGCCGCCCGCGCCGCCGGCATCGCGGTGCTCGACGGCGTCTACAACGACGTCAAGGACACCGACGGCTTCCTCGCCGAGTGCCGCCAGGGCCGCGAGATGGGCTTCGACGGCAAGACCCTCATCCACCCCGGCCAGGTCGACGGCGCCAACACCGCCTTCGCCCCCTCCGAGCAGGCCGTCGACGACGCCCGCGGCCTGATCCAGGCCTGGGAGGACGGCGCCGGCTCCGGCGTCGTCACCTACAAGGGCCGGATGGTGGAGAACCTGCACGTCGACTCCGCCCGCCGCACGCTCGCCATCCACGAGGCGATCCGCGCGCTGGGGTGA
- a CDS encoding peptide methionine sulfoxide reductase: MSAPDLPALFDRLPEGWSEVTWAGRSYGVTRVVRLGGRQQSVYAEELGGPHVVSANLYLTTAGPLLKPCEMPADVVLAFLVGWE; encoded by the coding sequence GTGAGCGCACCCGACCTCCCGGCGCTCTTCGACCGGCTCCCCGAGGGCTGGTCGGAGGTCACCTGGGCCGGCCGGTCCTACGGCGTGACCCGGGTGGTCCGGCTCGGCGGCCGCCAGCAGAGCGTGTACGCCGAGGAGCTCGGCGGCCCCCACGTCGTCAGCGCGAACCTCTACCTCACCACCGCCGGCCCGCTCCTCAAGCCCTGCGAGATGCCCGCCGACGTGGTGCTGGCGTTCCTGGTGGGGTGGGAGTGA